The Caulobacter sp. 73W region GATCTACACCAGCGATTATCCGAAGATCAGCCGCCGCATGTGGCCGGCGCGGGGCATGGTGCTGGATCCGGGCATCCACATCTTCGGCTGGACGCGGGAGCAGGCCGCCGCCTACGCCCAGGAAAGCGGCCGCTTCCAGGGTGACGAGGCCGATGACCTGGTGGATCGCATCGCCGTCCTGCCGGGCCAGCTGACGGCCTATGACAGCGGCGGCCTGGAGATCTTCGCCCTGCGCAAGCAGGCGGAAGAAGCGCTCGGCCCGAAGTTCGACCTGAAGGCCTTCCACGACGCGGTGCTGAAGAACGGGGTCGTGCCGCTGAAGGTCCTGCGCTCGGAAGTCGAGGCCTGGATCGCGGCGGAGAAAACCCGAAACTGAGCCGCACAACTTTCGCGCGCACGTCGCAGAAATGGGGCTAGAGTGATCCTTGCAGGCCATGAGGCGGACTTATCATCGCCCCATTCGCGGGCGAGCCTGCCGTCACCAGAAGAGGAGATCGCGATGACCGAGATCCACTATGGCGTTGTCCGGGTCGCCGGGCGCTGGCGCCTTATCGGCCAGGGCTTGAACCTGGACAGCTATGACAGCCGCAAGGCCGCGACCCGCGCGGCCCTGCGCCTGACATCCTTCGCCTCAGGGCTGGGCGTGCCGGTCGACCTGCATGTGCAGGACGAGAACGGCGGCCTGCGCCGCAAGCGCATCAGCCTGGGCGGTCGCGCCTAGTCCTCGCGGAAGTAGGGCTCGACCACGCCGTTCAGCTTCACGGTCATGGCTTCGCCCTTGCGGTTGACCGACTTGCCGACGCTGACCCGCACCCAGCCTTCGCTCACGCAGTACTCGTCCACGTTCGTCTTCTCGACGCCGTTGAAGCGGATGCCGACGTTCCGTTCCAGGATCTCGGCGTTGTAGTGCGGGTTGTTCGGGTTGACCGAAAGGCGGTCGGGCAGCGTGTCGGACATGTCGGCTCGCGGAAGAAATGATGGATTGGCGGCTCAATAGCCGGGCGATTGCGGCGTGAACAGCCTGATCCGCCGTGGCGAAGCTTCCGACGGGCTCCTAAGTTAGCCGCGATCCTCCCCTCCCCAGGCGATTCTCATGAAGACCGGCGCCCTGCCCCTGACGCACTTCCTGCTGGCGTTGGCCACGGTGTTCATCTGGGGGACCAACTTCGTGGTCATCCGCGTGGGGCTGGATCACCTGCCGCCCCTGCTGTTCGCCACCCTGCGCTTCTCGCTGGTGGTGCTGCCGGCGATCTTCTTCATCAA contains the following coding sequences:
- a CDS encoding DUF3297 family protein, encoding MSDTLPDRLSVNPNNPHYNAEILERNVGIRFNGVEKTNVDEYCVSEGWVRVSVGKSVNRKGEAMTVKLNGVVEPYFRED